The Catenulispora sp. EB89 genome includes a region encoding these proteins:
- the sigE gene encoding RNA polymerase sigma factor SigE, protein MVMSAVLEIGGGDVVADANSARNPGAVPVNTIGPRIDLGELRRRRAARKAALEKNRRGEAIPDTTTPAEAVASVGETQPLDAAAVGWEPPSWDEIVRTHSQRVYRLAYRLTGNQHDAEDLTQEVFIRVFRSLSSYQPGTFEGWLHRITTNLFLDMVRRRARIRFDSLGEDADDRLPGREPSPERIFVDSHMDADIEAALAALAPEFRAAVVLCDIEGLSYEEIAATLDVKLGTVRSRIHRGRSQLRAALEHRAPGGAAASGGKEGRR, encoded by the coding sequence ATGGTGATGAGTGCGGTACTGGAAATAGGAGGTGGGGACGTCGTGGCTGACGCCAACAGCGCCCGCAATCCTGGAGCCGTCCCGGTCAACACCATTGGACCGCGGATCGATCTCGGGGAACTTCGTCGTCGGCGTGCGGCCCGCAAGGCCGCCCTGGAAAAGAACCGCCGGGGCGAGGCGATCCCCGATACCACGACGCCCGCCGAGGCCGTCGCGAGCGTGGGGGAGACGCAGCCCCTGGACGCCGCGGCCGTCGGCTGGGAGCCGCCCAGCTGGGACGAGATCGTCCGGACCCATTCGCAGCGGGTCTACCGGCTGGCGTACCGCCTGACCGGCAACCAGCACGACGCCGAGGACCTCACGCAGGAGGTCTTCATCCGGGTCTTCCGCTCGCTGTCCAGCTACCAGCCGGGCACCTTCGAGGGCTGGCTGCACCGGATCACCACCAACCTGTTCCTGGACATGGTGCGCCGCCGGGCCCGCATCCGCTTCGACTCCCTGGGCGAGGACGCCGACGACCGGCTGCCCGGCCGCGAGCCGTCACCGGAGCGGATCTTCGTCGACTCGCACATGGACGCCGACATCGAGGCCGCGCTGGCCGCGCTGGCGCCGGAGTTCCGGGCCGCCGTGGTGCTGTGCGACATCGAGGGCCTGTCCTACGAGGAGATCGCGGCCACCCTGGACGTGAAGCTCGGCACCGTGCGCTCGCGCATCCACCGCGGCCGCTCCCAGCTGCGCGCCGCCCTGGAACACCGGGCCCCCGGCGGCGCCGCGGCGTCCGGCGGGAAGGAGGGCCGCCGGTGA